A section of the Rhodamnia argentea isolate NSW1041297 unplaced genomic scaffold, ASM2092103v1 Rarg_v2.25, whole genome shotgun sequence genome encodes:
- the LOC125313407 gene encoding ribosomal protein S3, mitochondrial-like yields the protein MARKGNPISVRLDLNRSSDSSWFSDYYYGKSVYQDVNLRSYFGSIRPPTRLTFGFRLGRCIILHFPKRTFIHFFLPHRPRRKKSRPGKEKGRWWAFGKVGPIGCLLHSSDDTEEERNEVRGRGTGKRVESIRLREKQNEIRIWPKKKLGYGYHDRSPSIKKNLSKSLRVSGAFKHPKYAGVVNDIAFLIENDDSFRKTKLFKFFFPKKSRSDGPTSHLLKRTLPAVRPSLNYLVMQYLLNTKNKMHFDPLVVLNHFVAPGVAEPSTMGGANAQGRSLDKRIRSRIAFFVESSTSEKKCLAEAKKRLTHFIRQENDLRFAGRTKTTISLFPFFGATFFFSRDGVGVYKNLFLRMPGNNS from the exons ATGGCACGCAAAGGAAATCCGATTTCGGTAAGACTGGATCTGAATCGTAGTTCAGATTCAAGTTGGTTCAGTGA TTATTATTATGGTAAATCAGTCTATCAAGATGTCAATCTGAGATCTTATTTCGGTTCGATACGTCCACCTACGAGACTCACCTTTGGCTTTCGTCTCGGTAGGTGTATTATTCTACATTTTCCCAAAAGAACAtttattcatttctttcttccccATCGACCACGACGCAAAAAATCCAGACCCGGAAAGGAGAAGGGCCGGTGGTGGGCATTTGGGAAAGTCGGGCCGATCGGGTGTCTTCTTCATTCAAGCGACGATACAGAAGAAGAACGAAACGAAGTGAGAGGCCGGGGGACAGGGAAAAGAGTCGAGTCGATCAGGCTTCGGGAGAAGCAAAACGAAATCCGGATTTGGCCGAAAAAGAAGCTAGGCTATGGATACCATGACCGATCACCATCGATAAAGAAGAATCTTTCTAAATCACTTCGGGTCAGCGGGGCCTTCAAGCATCCGAAATACGCCGGGGTTGTAAATGACATAGCCTTCCTGATAGAAAATGACGACTCCTTCAGAAAAACGAAGttatttaagttctttttcccAAAGAAGTCCCGCTCCGACGGCCCGACGAGTCATCTACTTAAAAGGACCCTCCCTGCAGTGCGCCCCTCCTTGAATTATTTGGTCATGCAATACTTATTGAATACAAAGAACAAAATGCATTTCGACCCCCTCGTAGTTCTCAATCATTTTGTGGCACCGGGCGTGGCTGAACCATCTACGATGGGGGGAGCGAATGCACAGGGAAGAAGCTTAGATAAGCGAATACGTTCTCGCATCGCTTTTTTTGTAGAAAGCTCGACCAGCGAGAAAAAGTGTTTGGCCGAAGCCAAAAAGAGGTTGACCCACTTCATTCGCCAAGAGAATGATCTTCGCTTCGCTGGAAGAACAAAAACCACcatctcgctctttcctttcttcggtgctacctttttcttttcaagggaTGGGGTTGGGGTGTATAAGAACCTTTTTTTGAGGATGCCCGGGAACAACTCCTAG